The Pontibacter sp. SGAir0037 DNA segment CCGTATCTGTATACATAGAAGATAAATCTTCTTCCAAGAGATTCAATCCTATTTCTTCAGGACTATCGCATGCCGAAAGCAGCACGATTAAACAGAGCAACAGGCTTATGCCTGATCTCCGGGGAAAACCACAACAAAGGATTCTTTTCATTTAACTTTTATCAGCGTATGATGTAGCTGCAGCCATTGTGTATGTACTGCAGCAGTTGCAAAGGCTGTATTGCCTTTGCAACTGCACAAATTTTGCCTGAAGCGCAGCCGGTTCAAATAAAAAGAGAGGTGAAGCGGACAAAATGCGCTGTAAAGCAGACAGGGTATACAGGCAGCAGAGGGTGGCTGTAAATGCTGATTCAGGGTTTTGTTAGTAACCTGCCTCATTCTTTCCGCAAGTGTACTTAGATAACAAGGAATTTAATACTTTAAAAATCCAGTTCTACCGTATAAGAGTACAGCTAGCCTTGCACAGGCAGATGCTCACACGATCTTTTAGGAATAATAATTATGCTTACATTACAAAAAAACGACGTTTTTGCAGAGCGTTATCTCTTAAAGGAATTAATTGGAACACGTGGTATTTCTGAAGTCTGGATAGCAGCAGACTTACAGGAAAACAACGCTGTTGCAGCCCTTAAAATCTTTGTTCCCCGTGGAAGAATGGACAATAACACCCTGGAACAGCTAAGAGAAGATTACCTGCAAATCCGGGACATCCATCACCCTCACCTCCTCGGATTTCACCAGTTTGCGGTGCATGATAACACAGCTTACCTGGTGATGCCTTATATGGCCAACGGCTCTCTCAGCCAAAAGCTTCTGGCTGAGGGAACGCTACCGGAACAGGAAATGGCCCGGGTAATTTTGCAGATCGGAAGTGCATTGGATTACCTGCACAAACAGCAGCCTCCGCTGCTACACCGTCAAATTCACCCAGATAACATACTGTTGACAGAAAACGGAGATTATGTATTGGCTGATTACGGCCTGCGAAACCGAACCCGCAGCTCGCTTTATAAAGCGATTGGCCAGACAGGCTCACTTACCAATGCCTATACACCTCCCGAACTTTTTACAGCCAAACCTACGGCCAACGAAGCAGGCGATCTGTTTGCATTTGGAGTAACCCTGTATGAGCTATGCTCCGGCGAAACACCATGGGCAGGCAGCGGAGGACTTGCCCTGCAACAAGGTGCCTCGGTACCTTACCCATCCGATACCTATGCAGCTACACTGACCAATATTATCAGATCCTGTATGCACCCGGAATGGGACAAAAGACCATCAGCGGCAGAGATAGCCGCAGAAGGAGAATACTTTCTGCAGAACAACAGCTGGAAAAGCTACGGGCGCTTTGGTATAGTAAAAGTTACAGCCGTCGAATATAAAAAAGCCAATCCGCTAAAAAGGGCTATAGTAGCAGCAGCTGCTGTACTGGTGCTGCTGGCTATTGGTTTCTTTGTATATGACAACCATTTTAAAGCCATAGAAGATAACTCCTTAGCCGATACAACCACTATGTCGGGCGATGCTTCCCTGGAGGCTGTAAATACCGGCCATGTAACGGATAAAGTACCCGAAGAAACAAGTGCCCCCGCGCCAGTTGCCAAAGCAACGACTCGTCGTACGGCCAGCACTGAAAGAGCCGGCACCTCCGCGGCGGCAAATCCTGCCCCGGAAAAAAGAGCAAGCCCAAAATCTAATGCAAAAAAGGCTTCAACACCTGTTGCCCGGCCTGCCCGAAAAAAGGAAAGGCCGTCGCCAAAAGTATCGTACCCGACACCAACTTCGCTGGAAAATT contains these protein-coding regions:
- a CDS encoding serine/threonine-protein kinase; translated protein: MLTLQKNDVFAERYLLKELIGTRGISEVWIAADLQENNAVAALKIFVPRGRMDNNTLEQLREDYLQIRDIHHPHLLGFHQFAVHDNTAYLVMPYMANGSLSQKLLAEGTLPEQEMARVILQIGSALDYLHKQQPPLLHRQIHPDNILLTENGDYVLADYGLRNRTRSSLYKAIGQTGSLTNAYTPPELFTAKPTANEAGDLFAFGVTLYELCSGETPWAGSGGLALQQGASVPYPSDTYAATLTNIIRSCMHPEWDKRPSAAEIAAEGEYFLQNNSWKSYGRFGIVKVTAVEYKKANPLKRAIVAAAAVLVLLAIGFFVYDNHFKAIEDNSLADTTTMSGDASLEAVNTGHVTDKVPEETSAPAPVAKATTRRTASTERAGTSAAANPAPEKRASPKSNAKKASTPVARPARKKERPSPKVSYPTPTSLENYLAQLQNGAIPIEVRERWKSNALQYFAPQAAVNYMVNNRLAGILSPAELVDILLSSDSTSTYRIGNTRTDESGKVEEISMHVQ